From a single Mobula birostris isolate sMobBir1 chromosome 13, sMobBir1.hap1, whole genome shotgun sequence genomic region:
- the LOC140208055 gene encoding probable G-protein coupled receptor 139 yields MLETFSRIRNTYYLVIVAIGIPVNIVAIAILSRGKCGLSTCTTRYLVAMAAADLTAVVTAFFPRIKYYFPGSFLETYPLCSIIFVLQCASRDCSVWLTVTFTFDRFVAICCQRLKASYCTGRTTALVLLNTCTIMCFKNIPFYFIYNPRELIDGVLWFCKLNPAYYTEHQWVSFDQFDKSLTPLIPFALILILNALTVRHILAASRVRKGLRGQRKGENCSDPEMDSRRRSAILLFTISGSFIILWLATVVNFFKYNVGGTDPNNYTDSEFILQALGYMLQNLSLCTNTFIYGVTQSKFREQFIAAVKWPVITIVRLVRRQNN; encoded by the coding sequence TGAATATAGTGGCGATTGCAATCCTTTCCCGGGggaagtgcggcctctccacgtGCACCACAcgctacctggttgccatggcagcggcggatctgACGGCTGTCGTCACTGCGTTCTTCCCACGGATCAAGTACTATTTCCCGGGATCCTTCCTGGAGACGTATCCCTTGTGTAGCATTATCTTTGTACTGCAATGTGCTTCCAGAGACTGCTCCGTCTGGCTCACGGTCACCTTCACCTtcgatcggtttgtcgccatttgttgtCAGAGGTTAAAAGCCAGCTATTGCACGGGAAGGACCACGGCCTTGGTTCTGTTGAACACCTGCACTATTATGTGTTTTAAAAATATCCCCTTCTATTTCATTTATAACCCAAGAGAGCTAATCGATGGTGTTTTATGGTTTTGTAAGCTAAACCCAGCTTATTATACTGAACACCAGTGGGTAAGCTTTGACCAATTCGACAAGAGTTTAACCCCACTGATTCCATTCGCACTCATTCTGATCCTCAATGCCCTGACGGTCCGGCACATTTTAGCGGCCAGTCGGGTTCGTAAGGGACTGAGGGGTCAGAGAAAGGGGGAGAACTGCAGTGACCCGGAAATGGACAGCAGGCGGCGCTCTGCGATCCTCCTCTTCACCATATCTGGCAGCTTTATCATTTTGTGGTTGGCGACTGTTGTCAATTTCTTCAAGTATAACGTCGGAGGGACAGATCCCAATAATTACACCGATTCTGAATTTATCTTACAGGCACTTGGATACATGTTACAGAACCTGAGTCTGTGCACGAACACATTTATATATGGAGTAACACAGTctaagttcagagagcagttcataGCCGCAGTTAAATGGCCAGTGATCACAATTGTACGCTTGGTCAGGAGACAAAACAACTGA